From one Musa acuminata AAA Group cultivar baxijiao chromosome BXJ2-6, Cavendish_Baxijiao_AAA, whole genome shotgun sequence genomic stretch:
- the LOC135613866 gene encoding pentatricopeptide repeat-containing protein At5g66520-like — MTCALAVSPFQVVSSRKNATATQSSKEPPISPASLHATTIATAADFFTPSQLQQLHARLIKSGLPPSSSASALPLPRVAAVCALSSPSAFSYARRLFGLSDAASETVLWNSHLNTLSSSPSPADALALFSRLRFAGVASDVFTLSFVLKACSRTPAALPLGRAVHALVEKLGFRSDVFLLNTLVHMYASRGDISAARLLFDVIPAKDVVTWNIMITHYTKTGEMEIARHLFDLMPERSVRSWTAMIAGYGQWKKPREAVRLFREMESAGVQPNEVTVVAVLAACADLGELDLGKRVHEFAKRCSFQKNNVRVCNTLIDMYINCGCVEKARQVFDEMEERTVVSWSAMIGGHAMHGQGEEALKLFSRMREAGMEPNGVTFVGLLHACSHMGLLEEGKRFFSSMTEDYGIVPEIEHYGCMVDLLSRAGFLEEAREFVREMPVKANSVVWGALLGGAKVHKNINMGEEAIRHLVELDPLNDGYYVVLSNIYADAGRWEDVARVRRMMKDRGLKKTPGWSTISLDDEVVHEFVAGESDHPRIEEVYRGWDELLEKLRCRGYVPDTSAVLLDMDEKEKEKVLYRHSEKLAVVFGLMNTWAGRPIRIMKNLRVCSDCHAALKLISEVTDREIVVRDRNRFHCFKHGSCSCRDYW; from the coding sequence ATGACTTGTGCCCTCGCGGTTTCTCCCTTCCAAGTTGTCTCATCACGCAAGAATGCCACCGCCACCCAAAGTTCCAAGGAACCACCAATCTCCCCCGCGAGTCTTCATGCCACCACCATTGCGACAGCCGCGGACTTCTTCACCCCATCGCAACTCCAGCAGCTCCACGCCCGCCTCATCAAGTCCGGCCTCCCACCCTCGTCCTCGGCCTCCGCCCTTCCCCTCCCCCGCGTAGCGGCCGTCTGCGCCCTATCCTCGCCCTCCGCCTTCTCCTACGCCCGCCGGCTCTTCGGCCTCTCCGACGCTGCCTCCGAGACCGTTCTCTGGAACTCCCACCTCAACAccctctcctcctccccctcccccgccGACGCCCTCGCGCTCTTCTCTCGCCTCCGCTTCGCCGGCGTCGCCTCCGATGTCTTCACCCTCTCCTTCGTCCTCAAGGCCTGCTCCCGCACCCCCGCCGCCCTGCCCCTTGGCCGCGCGGTCCACGCCCTCGTCGAGAAGCTCGGCTTCCGCTCCGACGTCTTCCTGCTCAACACCCTCGTCCACATGTACGCCTCCCGCGGCGACATTTCCGCCGCGAGGCTGCTGTTCGATGTCATACCGGCGAAGGACGTGGTCACTTGGAACATTATGATCACGCACTACACCAAGACCGGGGAGATGGAGATCGCCCGCCACCTCTTCGACTTAATGCCCGAGAGGAGCGTCCGGTCGTGGACGGCGATGATAGCTGGGTACGGCCAGTGGAAGAAGCCGCGGGAAGCCGTCCGGTTATTCCGCGAGATGGAGTCCGCGGGCGTGCAGCCGAACGAGGTCACCGTCGTCGCCGTGCTTGCGGCCTGTGCCGACCTCGGGGAGCTGGACTTGGGGAAGCGGGTCCATGAGTTCGCCAAGCGATGCTCGTTCCAGAAGAACAACGTGCGCGTCTGCAACACGCTGATCGACATGTACATAAACTGCGGGTGCGTCGAGAAGGCTCGCCAAGTGTTCGACGAAATGGAGGAGCGGACCGTGGTGTCATGGTCAGCAATGATTGGCGGGCACGCAATGCACGGGCAAGGTGAGGAAGCCCTGAAGCTCTTTTCGAGGATGAGGGAAGCGGGCATGGAGCCGAACGGAGTCACCTTCGTGGGACTTCTGCACGCGTGCAGCCACATGGGGCTGTTGGAGGAGGGGAAGCGGTTCTTTAGTAGCATGACAGAAGACTACGGTATAGTGCCGGAGATCGAGCACTACGGTTGCATGGTCGACCTCCTCAGCCGTGCAGGGTTCCTCGAGGAAGCCCGAGAGTTCGTCAGGGAGATGCCGGTCAAGGCCAACAGCGTCGTCTGGGGGGCGCTCCTGGGCGGGGCCAAAGTGCACAAGAACATCAACATGGGGGAGGAAGCGATACGGCATCTTGTGGAATTGGACCCCCTCAACGATGGCTACTACGTTGTGCTGTCGAACATCTACGCCGATGCAGGGAGGTGGGAGGACGTAGCGAGAGTGCGGCGGATGATGAAGGACCGAGGACTGAAGAAGACGCCGGGGTGGAGCACCATATCTTTGGATGATGAGGTGGTGCATGAGTTTGTGGCAGGGGAGAGCGATCATCCTCGGATCGAGGAGGTCTACAGAGGGTGGGATGAGCTTTTGGAGAAGTTGAGGTGCCGAGGTTACGTGCCAGACACGTCAGCGGTGCTGCTGGACATggatgagaaggagaaggagaaggtgtTGTATCGGCACAGCGAGAAGCTTGCAGTCGTGTTTGGGCTGATGAACACGTGGGCGGGGAGACCAATTAGGATCATGAAGAACCTTAGAGTTTGCAGTGACTGTCATGCGGCTCTGAAGTTGATATCTGAGGTTACTGACCGCGAAATTGTTGTCCGGGACAGAAACAGGTTTCACTGCTTCAAACACGGGTCTTGTTCTTGTAGAGATTATTGGTAG
- the LOC135614978 gene encoding uncharacterized protein LOC135614978, translating into MLCSSTLAFSPPSPAGPPAFRKVSRITAMVRAQPLQVQPGVPPSAPTSLCPSPSRVLGVAIPLAASVCLLLWSNPVDAGILSGFSGFESVPGPQLPRINFLEEWNEKNQKKYAEFDSRFKSSSVLKELLEKSKLNKERNQRELQDKYCLRGAEWGVGDCSTQGMTQEERDEFIATLKKRAGGD; encoded by the exons ATGCTCTGCTCTTCCACCCTGGCCTTCTCTCCGCCCTCCCCTGCCGGTCCACCGGCCTTCAGAAAGGTCAGTAGAATCACCGCCATGGTTAGAGCTCAACCGCTGCAAGTACAGCCTGGCGTTCCTCCATCCGCGCCCACCTCGCTGTGTCCGTCTCCATCTCGAGTTCTTGGCGTTGCCATCCCTTTAGCCGCCTCCGTTTGCCTTCTCCTGTGGTCGAATCCAG tGGATGCTGGAATTCTATCAGGTTTCTCGGGCTTCGAGTCGGTCCCTGGTCCCCAGCTACCACGGATCAATTTCCTTGAAGAATGGAATG AGAAAAACCAGAAGAAGTACGCTGAGTTTGATtcaagattcaaatcatcatccgTGCTTAAAGAGCTTTTGGAAAAATCCAAATTGAATAAAGAAAG GAATCAAAGAGAGCTTCAAGATAAGTACTGCTTGAGAGGTGCAGAGTGGGGCGTGGGAGACTGCTCCACACAAGGAATGACACAGGAAGAAAGAGATGAGTTTATTGCAACGTTGAAGAAGAGGGCTGGAGGAGATTAA